Genomic segment of Vitis riparia cultivar Riparia Gloire de Montpellier isolate 1030 chromosome 19, EGFV_Vit.rip_1.0, whole genome shotgun sequence:
TGGGAAGATGGCAAGGGAAAAAATCCCAGCTGTCTCTGAGCTAAAGAACAAAGGACACTTTGATGTCGTGGCAGATATATTGCCTTCAGCTCCGGTGGATGAGAAGCCTATGGAGAAGTCTGTCGGCTTAAATTTGATGTTTGGCGAGATATGGAGATGGCTGGAAGATGAAAAGGTGGGAATTATCGGATTGTATGGAATGGGGGGTGTGGGGAAAACTACCCTCATGAAGAAGATCAACAACGAGTTCCTCAAAACAAAGCTTGAATTTGATGTAGTGATCTGGGTTGTTGTGTCGAAACCGGCTAAAGCTGAGAAGGTTCAGGAAGTCATCCTGAACAGACTAGAGGTTCCTCGTTACGAATGGGAAAATAGAAGCAGAGATGAGAAAGGACAGAAAATATTCAAcatcttgaaaacaaaaaagtttgTACTACTGTTAGATGATGTATGGGAGCGTCTTGATCTCACTGAAGTGGGGGTTCCTCATCCCAATGGTGAAGATAACATGTCCAAATTGATATTTACAACCAGATCAGAAGATGTGTGCCATGTGATGGAAGCTCATAAGCATGTCAAGGTAGAGTGTTTGGCATCAGATGAAGCCCTTGCTTTGTTTCGGCTAAAGGTGGGGGAGGATACTTTTAATTCTCATCCACAGATACCAACACTTGCCAAAGAAATCGTGAAAGAGTGCAAAGGTCTGCCGCTTGCGCTCATCACCATCGGCCGAGCAATGGTTGACAAGAAGACTCCCCAGAGGTGGGATCGAGCAGTACAAGTATTAAGGACTTATCCATCAACATTTGCAGGTATGGAGGATAAAGTGTTTCCCATTCTAGCATTCAGTTACGATAGCTTATACAATGATACCATCAAATCCTGCTTTCGATATTGTTCTATGTTCCCATCCgattatgaaattttggaagatgAACTTATAGAACTTTGGATTGGGGAGGGGtttttgattgaatcttatgacATCCAAAGAGCACGGAACGAAGGATATGATGCTATCGAAAGCCTAAAGGTGGCATGTTTGTTGGAGAGTGGTGAATCTGAAAAACATGTTAAGATGCATGATATGATCCGCGACATGGCTTTATGGTTAACTACGAAAACTGGGGAGAATAAGAAAAAGGTTGTGGTAAAAGAACGAGCTTGGTTGGTCAGTGATCGGGAGTTTGCAGCATGGAGGGAGGCACAGATGATATCGTTGTGGGATATTGGTACACTATCATCGTTTGATCGTAGAGTACATGGATTCCAAAAGTGGATCTCTTTCCCTAATCTTGAGACTTTGTTTGTGAGAAGAAGCCTCCTGGAAGAAATTCCACCTGGGTTCTTCCAAAAAATGCATTTGGTACGAGTTCTTGACTTGTCATATAATTATCGCCTGGACAGGTGTTGGCAGGTTAATCAATTAGCTAACCTGGAATATCTTAACATGTCATTTACAAATATATGCGCACTGTGGGGTATTGTTCAAggattgaaaaaattaaggtatttgATACTGAATTTTACGCCTGTCAAAGAAATCACTCCAGGATTGATATCGGATCT
This window contains:
- the LOC117908352 gene encoding probable disease resistance protein At5g63020, which produces MDCVTPVMDVATRLWSCASKHSSYVIDLQENLCSLRIEMEELKNVGEDVKRRVEYAEKHQMKRRNEVDGWLNSLEALEREVNEILEKGDEEIQKKCLRNCCTRNCRSSYKIGKMAREKIPAVSELKNKGHFDVVADILPSAPVDEKPMEKSVGLNLMFGEIWRWLEDEKVGIIGLYGMGGVGKTTLMKKINNEFLKTKLEFDVVIWVVVSKPAKAEKVQEVILNRLEVPRYEWENRSRDEKGQKIFNILKTKKFVLLLDDVWERLDLTEVGVPHPNGEDNMSKLIFTTRSEDVCHVMEAHKHVKVECLASDEALALFRLKVGEDTFNSHPQIPTLAKEIVKECKGLPLALITIGRAMVDKKTPQRWDRAVQVLRTYPSTFAGMEDKVFPILAFSYDSLYNDTIKSCFRYCSMFPSDYEILEDELIELWIGEGFLIESYDIQRARNEGYDAIESLKVACLLESGESEKHVKMHDMIRDMALWLTTKTGENKKKVVVKERAWLVSDREFAAWREAQMISLWDIGTLSSFDRRVHGFQKWISFPNLETLFVRRSLLEEIPPGFFQKMHLVRVLDLSYNYRLDRCWQVNQLANLEYLNMSFTNICALWGID